CTGGGGCACAATTGTGCTAAGTCTTGCAGTCGGGCCAATTGTCGGTGCTGCTTTGCCGCAGTGTCAGGCTTTAACTGACCGATTTTTGGCAAAACTTAGAGAAAAGGATATCTATGCGAATCAAATGCTTAAAGAAAAGGATAGAGGTGCAAGCTGATGAAAATATCTACTAAAGGACGTTATGGGTTAACTATAATGATTGAATTAGCCAAAAAGCATGGGGAGGGTCCCACTTCGTTAAAATCGATTGCCCAGACGAATGACCTGTCTGAGCACTATCTCGAGCAGCTTATAGCGCCGCTTCGGAACGCAGGGCTTGTTAAAAGCATCCGAGGTGCATACGGCGGATATATTTTAGGGAAAGAGCCTACAAAAATTACTGCCGGGGATATCATCAGAGTTCTGGAAGGGCCGATCAGTCCAGTGGAAGGAATTGAAGATGAAGAGCCTGCAAAGAGAGAACTATGGATGCGTATTCGTGATGCTGTGAAAGATGTGCTTGATAACACAACGCTTGAAGATCTTGCCAGCCATACAGATACCGGCGAATCAGATGCTTATATGTTTTATATTTAGTCCTTAATCAGGGAATAATTCATGTGGAAAATACAAGCAGCAGGACGAAATGAAGTAGGTGAGATAAATTGGAAAGAATATACCTTGATCATGCAGCAACTTCGCCAATGCATCCGGAAGTGATTGAACGGATGACTGAAGTCATGAAATCTGAATATGGAAATCCTTCCAGCATTCATTATTTCGGGCGGAGTGCACGCCATATTGTCGATGAAGCAAGGTCTGCTTTAGCAAACAGTATTGGTGCTAAAGCCAATGACATTATTTTTACAAGCGGCGGTACAGAAGCTGATAATCATGCGATTTTTGGAACAGCTGAATCCTGCCGCGATAGGGGCAAACACATCATCACAACCCAAATTGAACATCATGCGGTTTTGCATGCGTGTGAGGAGCTTGAAAAACAGGGCTTTGAGGTAACGTATTTGCCTGTTGATCCAAATGGGCGTGTTTCGGTAAAGGAAGTAGAAGATGCTTTGCGGGAGGATACCATTCTTGTAACCATTATGTACGGAAATAATGAAATAGGGACCCTTCAGCCGATTAAGGAAATAGGCGAGTTATTGGCGGAGCATCCTGCTAAATTCCATACCGATGCTGTTCAGGCTTACGGGCTTGAAAAAATTGATGTGCAGGACTTGAAAGTGGATTTGCTTTCCGTCTCCGCCCATAAAATTAATGGCCCAAAAGGGATCGGCTTTTTATACGCCCATCCTGATGTGAAACTTTCTTCACGGCTTTTTGGCGGTGAACAAGAAAGGAAGCGCAGGGCAGGAACTGAAAATGTTCCATCTATTGCAGGCTTCGAGGAGGCTGTTCGGATCACTCAGAAGGAGATGGAAACTAAGCGGGAAGAGCTGCATTCTTTAAGGAAGCTGTTCATGAATAAACTGAAGCAGGAAGGTGCTGTTTTTGAACTGAACGGATCACTTGATTATTCCCTGCCTCATGTTTTAAACTTAAGCTTTCCCGGAACAAATGTTGAAGCCATGCTAGTTAATCTTGATTTGGCTGGAATAGCAGCATCAAGCGGATCGGCCTGTACTGCAGGCTCCATCGATCCATCCCACGTCCTTGTCAGTATGTTTGGAAAAGGATCAGACAAACTGCAAAATTCCATCCGTTTCAGCTTCGGCCTCTTTAATACAAAGGAACAAGCTGAAAGTGCTGCAGAACAGACTGCTAAAATCGTGAAGCGGCTGGCTAAATAGATAGGATATTTGAAAAAAGTGCAAGTCTAAGCGTTTAGAATTGAGGTGAAATAGAGATGAAAAAAGATCCAAAGGATACCCGCGTAGTGGTCGGAATGTCCGGAGGCGTTGATTCTTCTGTTGCAGCCCTTCTTCTGAAGGAACAGGGGTACGATGTGATCGGGATTTTTATGAAAAACTGGGATGACACCGACGAGAACGGTGTTTGTACCGCCACAGAGGATTACAATGATGTCATCCGGGTATGCAACCAAATCGGAATTCCTTATTATGCAGTAAACTTTGAAAAGCAATATTGGGATAAAGTGTTTACCTACTTCCTTGAAGAATACAAGGCAGGACGAACACCCAATCCTGATGTCATGTGCAATAAGGAAATAAAATTTAAGGCTTTCCTTGAACACGCTATGAGCCTTGGCGCAGACTACCTGGCTACTGGCCACTATGCACGCGTGGAATTCAGGGATGGCGAATACAAAATGCTAAGAGGCCTTGATGATAATAAGGATCAAACGTATTTCCTGAATCAGTTAACACAGGATCAACTCGAAAAAGTTATGTTTCCTATTGGCGACATTGAAAAATCAAAAGTGAGAGAACTGGCAAAGGATGCCGGTTTGGCAACTGCAGCAAAGAAAGACAGCACGGGCATCTGTTTTATTGGTGAACGCAACTTCAAGGAGTTCCTTGGAAATTACCTTCCCGCTCAGCCAGGGAACATGGAAACCATGGACGGAAAGATTGTCGGCAAGCATGATGGTCTGATGTATTATACCATTGGGCAGCGACATGGACTTGGCATTGGCGGAGCAGGTGAACCATGGTTTGCAATCGGTAAAGACCTGAAGCGGAATGTCTTGTATGTTGGACAAGGCTTCCACAATGAAATGCTCTATTCAGACTCCATTATTGCTGTTAATGCAAGCTGGGTTACCGATTCAGAACAGCCGCAGGAATTTGAATGTACGGCTAAGTTCAGATACCGCCAGGCTGATAGCAGAGTAAAGGTTCAGATTCTTGGAGATGGAAAAGTACAAGTTATTTTTGACGAGCCAATCCGAGCTGTTACCCCGGGGCAGGCTGTTGTTTTTTATAATGGAGACGAGTGTCTTGGCGGCGGAACAATTGATAAAATATTCAAAGATGGCAAACAGCTGGATTATGTGGGTTAAGAAAAGACGGGCCCCCGATTCTTACATAGAATCGGGGTTTTATTATGGAAATAGCGGGCAGCGGAAAATGAAAATTCAAATATGCTATACTTTGATTTGAATGGAGTGATGAATAATGGATAAGAACCAAATGGGTATTCAATATATGCAAGAAGGAAAATGGGAAGAAGCAGCGAAGGTTTTTATGGAAGCAATTGAAGAAAATCCTTCTGATCCTGTTTCCTATATTAACTTTGGAAATGTGCTATCAGCTGTAGGGGAAAACGAAAAAGCGCTGAAGTTGTATGAAAAAGCAATAGGACTTGATGAAAACGCGGCAGCTGCGTATTACAGTGCGGGAAACTTATATTATGAATTGCAGCATTTTGACGAAGCCAAAAAGATGTTTGAAACAGCATTGAAAAAGGCCTGGAAACTGGAGATAACTTCTTCATGCTCGGTATGTCCCTAACAGCACTTGACCAGGGTAAACTGGCTTTGCCTTATTTGCAGCGCAGTGTGGAGCTGAATGAAAACGATGCCGAAGCACATTTTCAATATGGATTATGCCTTGCGCAGCTCGATTATATTGATGAAGCAATCCAGCAGATGAAAAAGTGCATTGAAATTGAGCCGGAGCATGCAGATGCCTATTACAACCTTGGAGTAGCTTATGGATTTAAAGAACAGGAAAATGAAGCACTCTCTTACTTTAATAGGGCACTGGAAATTCAGCCGGACCATATGCTTGCCGGGTATGGAAAAAAGCTGATTGAAAAAGGCGGCAGTGACTTGAGCTAAATGTATTATGGGGAGGATAAGGAAATGGAGAAACAGGATTCCATGGATCTTTTTGCCGAACAGGGAAAGTTCATAAAAGGCAGACATCTTGTCACAATCTTTCATAATGAGCAAAACTTATATACGGTTGTGCGAATCCGGGTTGATGAAACGAATGACTCTTATGATGAAAAAGAAGCGGTCATTACAGGTTATCTGCCAAAGATGCATGAGCAGGAAACGTATATTTTCTACGGTGAATTCAAGGATCACCCTAAGTTCGGTGTCCAATTCCACGCAAGCCATTACCGGAAAGATCTTCCCCAGACCAAACAAGGTGTAGCCAATTATTTATCAAGCGAATTATTTAAAGGGATTGGAAAGAAAACCGCCGAGCAAATCGTTGAAACACTTGGCGAAGATGCGATTACACGCATTCTGAATCAGCCGTCTCTTCTCGATAAGGTTCCAAAACTGTCACCTGAAAAAGCAAAATTGCTTTACGACACGCTTATGGAACATCAAGGCCTTGAGCAAGCCATGATTGCGCTAAATCAATATGGTTTTGGTCCGCAGCTTTCCATGAGAATTTATCAAGTATATAAAGAAATGACGATTGAAGTCGTCCAAAGCAATCCGTATAAGCTGGTTGAGGATATAGAAGGAGTCGGCTTTGGCCGTGCAGATGAACTGGGATATCAAATCGGCATATCAGGTAATCATCCTGATCGTATTAAAGCAGCCTGCCTCTACATACTTGAAATGGAAAGCATGCAGGCAGGCCATGTTTATACTGAAGCAAAACCTCTTCTGCAAAGTGTGAAGAAGCTTTTAGAAGAAAATAAGCGTGATAGCATTGAATACAGGGATATATCCAATGAACTGATTAAGCTTGAAGAGGAAGGGAAAATCATGGCTGAAGGCCAAAAAATATACCTTCCATCCCTTTACTTTTCTGAAAAGGGACTTGTAACCAATATTAAACGGATCCTTAAGCAAACACAATATGATGAACAGTTTCCGGAGTCGGAATTTCTTTTGGCCCTTGGCAATCTGGAGGAACGTCTGGGTGTTCAGTACGCCCCGACCCAAAAAGAAGCCATTCAAACAGCTCTTATGTCTCCTATGCTGATACTGACTGGCGGCCCTGGTACAGGAAAAACAACCGTTATTAAAGGAATTGTTGAGTTATATGCCGAACTGCATGGCTGCTCCCTGGAGCCAAAAGACTATAAAAAGGAAGAGCCTTTTCCCTTCCTGCTGGCTGCGCCTACAGGAAGGGCTGCAAAACGGATGGCCGAGTCAACAGGGCTGCCTGCGGTAACCATTCACCGCCTGCTTGGCTGGAATGGGACCGAAGGGTTTGACCGGCATGAAGAGAGTCCATTGGAAGGCAGGATTTTAATTGTAGATGAGACATCAATGGTTGATGTTTGGCTTGCTAATCAGCTTTTCAAGGCTCTCCCTGAAAATATGCAGGTGATCCTTGTGGGGGATGAAGATCAGCTGCCCTCAGTGGGGCCAGGCCAGGTTTTAAAAGATCTTTTGCGTTCAGAACGTATTCCTACCGTTCGTTTAACAGATATATACAGGCAGGCTGAAGGATCCTCAATCATTGAATTGGCTCATGAAATGAAAAAAGGCAAACTTCCGGCGAACATTTCTGCACAGCAGACAGATCGTTCCTTTATCAAATGCCAGCCGGGCCAAATTGCGGATGTTGTTGAAAAAGTTGTTCTGAATGCCAAGAAGAAAGGTTATTCTTCAAAAGATATTCAGGTGCTTGCCCCTATGTACCGCGGACCTGCAGGAATTGACAGGCTAAACGAAATATTGCAGGAAATACTAAATCCAAATCCTGATGGAACGAGAAAAGAGCTGTCCTTCGGTGATGTGAAATACAGAATCGGCGATAAAGTCCTTCAGCTTGTCAATCAGCCTGAGAATAATGTGTTTAATGGGGATATGGGTGAGATTGTTTCTATTTTTTACGCAAAGGAAAATACGGAAAAACAGGATATGATTGTCGTATCCTTCGATGGTGCAGAAGCTACT
This window of the Cytobacillus pseudoceanisediminis genome carries:
- a CDS encoding cysteine desulfurase family protein, with protein sequence MERIYLDHAATSPMHPEVIERMTEVMKSEYGNPSSIHYFGRSARHIVDEARSALANSIGAKANDIIFTSGGTEADNHAIFGTAESCRDRGKHIITTQIEHHAVLHACEELEKQGFEVTYLPVDPNGRVSVKEVEDALREDTILVTIMYGNNEIGTLQPIKEIGELLAEHPAKFHTDAVQAYGLEKIDVQDLKVDLLSVSAHKINGPKGIGFLYAHPDVKLSSRLFGGEQERKRRAGTENVPSIAGFEEAVRITQKEMETKREELHSLRKLFMNKLKQEGAVFELNGSLDYSLPHVLNLSFPGTNVEAMLVNLDLAGIAASSGSACTAGSIDPSHVLVSMFGKGSDKLQNSIRFSFGLFNTKEQAESAAEQTAKIVKRLAK
- the mnmA gene encoding tRNA 2-thiouridine(34) synthase MnmA — protein: MKKDPKDTRVVVGMSGGVDSSVAALLLKEQGYDVIGIFMKNWDDTDENGVCTATEDYNDVIRVCNQIGIPYYAVNFEKQYWDKVFTYFLEEYKAGRTPNPDVMCNKEIKFKAFLEHAMSLGADYLATGHYARVEFRDGEYKMLRGLDDNKDQTYFLNQLTQDQLEKVMFPIGDIEKSKVRELAKDAGLATAAKKDSTGICFIGERNFKEFLGNYLPAQPGNMETMDGKIVGKHDGLMYYTIGQRHGLGIGGAGEPWFAIGKDLKRNVLYVGQGFHNEMLYSDSIIAVNASWVTDSEQPQEFECTAKFRYRQADSRVKVQILGDGKVQVIFDEPIRAVTPGQAVVFYNGDECLGGGTIDKIFKDGKQLDYVG
- the cymR gene encoding cysteine metabolism transcriptional regulator CymR; protein product: MKISTKGRYGLTIMIELAKKHGEGPTSLKSIAQTNDLSEHYLEQLIAPLRNAGLVKSIRGAYGGYILGKEPTKITAGDIIRVLEGPISPVEGIEDEEPAKRELWMRIRDAVKDVLDNTTLEDLASHTDTGESDAYMFYI
- the recD2 gene encoding SF1B family DNA helicase RecD2, with the translated sequence MEKQDSMDLFAEQGKFIKGRHLVTIFHNEQNLYTVVRIRVDETNDSYDEKEAVITGYLPKMHEQETYIFYGEFKDHPKFGVQFHASHYRKDLPQTKQGVANYLSSELFKGIGKKTAEQIVETLGEDAITRILNQPSLLDKVPKLSPEKAKLLYDTLMEHQGLEQAMIALNQYGFGPQLSMRIYQVYKEMTIEVVQSNPYKLVEDIEGVGFGRADELGYQIGISGNHPDRIKAACLYILEMESMQAGHVYTEAKPLLQSVKKLLEENKRDSIEYRDISNELIKLEEEGKIMAEGQKIYLPSLYFSEKGLVTNIKRILKQTQYDEQFPESEFLLALGNLEERLGVQYAPTQKEAIQTALMSPMLILTGGPGTGKTTVIKGIVELYAELHGCSLEPKDYKKEEPFPFLLAAPTGRAAKRMAESTGLPAVTIHRLLGWNGTEGFDRHEESPLEGRILIVDETSMVDVWLANQLFKALPENMQVILVGDEDQLPSVGPGQVLKDLLRSERIPTVRLTDIYRQAEGSSIIELAHEMKKGKLPANISAQQTDRSFIKCQPGQIADVVEKVVLNAKKKGYSSKDIQVLAPMYRGPAGIDRLNEILQEILNPNPDGTRKELSFGDVKYRIGDKVLQLVNQPENNVFNGDMGEIVSIFYAKENTEKQDMIVVSFDGAEATYTRQDLNQITHAYCCSVHKSQGSEFPIVILPIVKSYYRMLRRNLLYTAITRSRQFLILCGEEDALKIGVERADEQARLTTLSEKLRDAIPLNGETIQEDTAELSLPETLTLEERLLQADPMIGMGNITPYDFMEKEYS